A stretch of the Streptococcus oralis genome encodes the following:
- the pta gene encoding phosphate acetyltransferase: MEVFESLKANLVGKNARIVLPEGEEPRILQATKRLVKETEVIPVLLGNPEKIKIYLEIEGIMDGYEVIDPQHYPRFEEMVAALVERRKGKMTEEEARKVLVEDVNYFGVMLVYLGLVDGMVSGAIHSTASTVRPALQIIKTRPNVTRTSGAFLMIRGTERYLFGDCAININPDAEALAEIAINSAITAKMFGIEPKIAMLSYSTKGSGFGESVDKVVEATKIAHDLRPDLEIDGELQFDAAFVPETAALKAPGSTVAGQANVFIFPGIEAGNIGYKMAERLGGFAAVGPVLQGLNKPVNDLSRGCNADDVYKLTLITAAQAVHQ; encoded by the coding sequence ATGGAAGTTTTTGAAAGTCTCAAAGCCAACCTGGTTGGCAAAAATGCTCGTATCGTTCTCCCTGAAGGGGAAGAACCTCGTATTCTTCAAGCGACAAAACGCTTGGTAAAAGAAACAGAAGTGATTCCTGTTTTGCTCGGAAACCCTGAAAAAATTAAAATTTATCTCGAAATCGAAGGGATCATGGATGGTTATGAAGTCATTGACCCTCAACACTATCCTCGATTTGAAGAAATGGTTGCTGCCTTGGTAGAGCGTCGTAAGGGCAAAATGACTGAAGAAGAAGCGCGCAAAGTTTTGGTTGAAGATGTCAACTACTTTGGTGTGATGCTAGTCTACTTGGGCTTGGTTGACGGTATGGTATCTGGTGCTATTCATTCAACTGCCTCAACAGTTCGCCCAGCCCTACAAATCATCAAAACTCGTCCAAATGTAACTCGTACTTCAGGTGCCTTCCTCATGATACGCGGTACAGAACGTTATCTATTTGGAGACTGTGCCATTAATATCAATCCAGATGCAGAAGCCTTGGCTGAAATTGCCATCAACTCAGCAATCACAGCTAAGATGTTTGGTATTGAACCTAAAATTGCTATGCTAAGCTATTCTACTAAAGGTTCAGGTTTTGGTGAAAGTGTTGACAAGGTAGTGGAAGCTACAAAAATTGCTCACGACTTGCGTCCTGATCTTGAGATTGATGGTGAGTTGCAATTTGATGCGGCCTTTGTTCCCGAAACTGCAGCTCTAAAAGCTCCAGGAAGTACGGTAGCTGGTCAAGCAAATGTGTTTATCTTCCCAGGTATCGAAGCCGGAAATATTGGCTATAAGATGGCTGAGCGCCTTGGTGGTTTTGCGGCAGTAGGACCTGTTTTGCAAGGTTTGAACAAACCTGTTAACGACCTTTCTCGTGGATGTAATGCAGATGATGTGTACAAGTTGACCCTTATCACAGCAGCTCAAGCAGTTCATCAATAA
- the mutY gene encoding A/G-specific adenine glycosylase → MLDLKEYGIVMWPEEKIISFRQKLLNWYDENKRDLPWRRSKNPYHIWVSEIMLQQTRVDTVIPYYERFLDWFPTVESLANAPEERLLKAWEGLGYYSRVRNMQAAAQQIMTDFRGQFPNTYEGISSLKGIGPYTAGAISSIAFNLPEPAVDGNVMRVLARLFEINHDIGVPSNRKIFQAMMEILIDPKRPGDFNQALMDLGSDIDAPVNPRPEESPVKDFSAAYQNGTMDVYPIKEPKKKPLPIYLKALVVRNDHGQYLLEKNESEKLLAGFWHFPLIEVDDFSSDDDQLDLFSQVKEERRVFGPSPQENFEQDYDLEVNWSQQVFDQVKHVFSHRKWHIQILAGQVLETKQFSDREIRWVSPQEFSDYPLAKPQQKIWQAYKTTFEDKGLQ, encoded by the coding sequence ATGTTAGATTTGAAAGAATACGGAATCGTCATGTGGCCAGAGGAGAAGATCATTTCTTTTCGTCAAAAACTCCTCAACTGGTATGATGAAAACAAGCGAGATTTACCTTGGAGGAGAAGTAAAAATCCTTATCACATCTGGGTATCTGAAATCATGCTCCAGCAGACTAGAGTGGATACAGTTATTCCATACTACGAACGATTCTTGGACTGGTTTCCAACAGTTGAAAGTCTGGCCAATGCCCCTGAAGAACGTTTGTTGAAGGCTTGGGAGGGATTGGGCTATTATTCTCGAGTGCGCAATATGCAGGCTGCAGCCCAGCAGATTATGACTGACTTTAGGGGGCAATTTCCAAATACCTATGAAGGAATTTCTAGTTTAAAAGGGATTGGCCCTTACACTGCGGGAGCTATTTCCAGTATCGCTTTTAATTTGCCTGAGCCAGCGGTTGATGGCAATGTCATGCGGGTTTTGGCACGCTTATTTGAGATTAATCATGATATCGGAGTTCCCAGCAATCGCAAAATTTTTCAGGCTATGATGGAAATCTTGATTGACCCGAAACGACCAGGTGACTTTAACCAAGCTCTGATGGATTTAGGGTCAGATATAGATGCCCCAGTTAACCCTCGACCAGAAGAAAGCCCTGTTAAGGACTTTAGCGCAGCCTATCAGAACGGAACTATGGATGTATATCCGATTAAAGAACCCAAGAAAAAGCCCCTCCCAATCTATCTCAAGGCTTTGGTTGTACGCAATGACCATGGTCAATATCTACTTGAGAAAAACGAAAGCGAGAAACTACTAGCTGGTTTTTGGCATTTCCCATTGATTGAAGTTGATGATTTCTCAAGTGATGACGATCAGCTAGATCTCTTTTCTCAAGTCAAAGAGGAAAGAAGAGTATTTGGGCCAAGTCCTCAAGAAAACTTTGAGCAGGATTATGATTTAGAAGTTAATTGGTCCCAGCAAGTATTTGACCAGGTCAAGCATGTATTTAGTCATCGGAAATGGCATATTCAAATCCTAGCTGGTCAAGTGTTGGAAACAAAACAGTTTTCGGACAGAGAAATTCGTTGGGTTTCTCCTCAGGAGTTTTCTGACTATCCACTTGCGAAACCTCAGCAAAAAATTTGGCAGGCTTATAAAACAACTTTTGAAGATAAAGGCCTACAGTAG
- the yycF gene encoding response regulator YycF produces the protein MKKILIVDDEKPISDIIKFNMAKEGYEVVTAFNGREAIELFEAEQPDIIILDLMLPEIDGLEVAKAIRKTSSVPIIMLSAKDSEFDKVIGLELGADDYVTKPFSNRELQARVKALLRRTDLVSVDSQESDEKKTQPLQIGDLEIVPDAYVAKKYGEELDLTHREFELLYHLASHIGQVITREHLLETVWGYDYFGDVRTVDVTIRRLREKIEDTPSRPEYILTRRGVGYYMRNND, from the coding sequence ATGAAAAAAATATTAATTGTAGATGATGAGAAACCAATCTCAGATATTATTAAGTTTAATATGGCCAAGGAAGGTTATGAAGTCGTTACAGCCTTCAATGGTCGTGAGGCAATCGAGCTATTTGAAGCTGAGCAACCGGATATTATTATCCTCGACTTGATGCTACCTGAAATAGATGGTTTAGAAGTTGCTAAAGCTATTCGTAAGACTAGTAGCGTGCCGATTATCATGCTATCAGCTAAGGATAGCGAATTTGACAAGGTTATTGGTTTAGAGTTAGGTGCAGATGATTATGTTACAAAACCTTTCTCAAACCGTGAGTTGCAGGCTCGTGTCAAGGCTCTGCTTCGTCGTACAGACTTGGTTTCTGTGGATAGCCAAGAGTCTGATGAGAAGAAGACCCAGCCTTTACAAATTGGTGATTTGGAAATCGTTCCAGATGCTTACGTGGCTAAGAAATATGGTGAGGAGTTAGATTTGACCCACCGTGAGTTTGAACTCTTGTATCACTTGGCGTCTCATATTGGACAAGTGATTACGCGTGAACACTTGCTTGAGACTGTATGGGGTTATGACTATTTTGGTGATGTTCGTACTGTGGACGTGACCATTAGACGATTGCGTGAAAAGATCGAAGACACACCAAGCCGTCCAGAGTACATTCTCACACGTCGTGGTGTTGGATACTATATGAGAAATAATGATTGA
- the vicK gene encoding cell wall metabolism sensor histidine kinase VicK, with amino-acid sequence MIEDIRQTILTSDFIFILILLGFILVVTLLLLENRRDNIRLKEINQKVKDLIAGDYSQVLDLQGSTEITNITNNLNDLSEVIRLTQENLEQESKRLNSILSYMTDGVLATNRRGQITMINDMAKKQLGVQKEDVLNKSILELLKIEDEYELRDLITQIPELTIDSQDVNGEYLSLRVRFALVRRESGFISGLVAVLHDTTEQEKEERERRLFVSNVSHELRTPLTSVKSYLEALDEGALYDPVAPDFIKVSLDETNRMMRMVTDLLHLSRIDNATSQLDVELINFTAFITFILNRFDKMRSQDDEKKYELVRDYPINSVWIEIDTDKMTQVIDNILNNAIKYSPDGGKITVSMKTTDDQMILSIKDQGLGIPKQDLPKIFDRFYRVDRARSRAQGGTGLGLAIAKEIIKQHNGFIWAKSEYGKGSTFTIVLPYDKDAVKEEIWEDEIED; translated from the coding sequence ATGATTGAAGATATTAGACAAACTATCTTGACCAGCGATTTTATCTTTATCTTGATTTTACTTGGCTTTATCCTGGTGGTGACCTTGCTGTTACTGGAAAATCGTCGGGATAATATTCGTCTAAAGGAGATAAATCAAAAGGTTAAGGACTTGATTGCAGGTGATTATTCTCAAGTTTTGGACTTGCAAGGAAGTACAGAAATCACCAATATCACCAATAATCTGAACGATTTGTCAGAAGTTATTCGTTTGACCCAGGAAAATCTGGAACAAGAGAGTAAACGATTGAACAGTATTCTTTCTTACATGACAGATGGCGTTCTTGCGACCAATCGTCGTGGCCAGATTACCATGATTAATGACATGGCCAAGAAACAGCTCGGTGTGCAGAAAGAAGATGTTCTGAATAAAAGCATCCTCGAATTGCTTAAGATAGAAGATGAGTATGAGCTGCGTGATCTAATTACACAGATACCTGAGCTGACGATTGATTCCCAGGATGTGAATGGGGAGTATCTAAGCCTTCGTGTACGTTTTGCTCTGGTTCGCCGTGAGTCAGGGTTCATCTCTGGTTTGGTTGCCGTTTTACATGATACGACTGAGCAGGAGAAGGAAGAGCGTGAGCGAAGACTCTTTGTTTCGAACGTGAGTCACGAGTTGCGGACTCCTTTGACCAGTGTAAAATCTTATCTTGAAGCCTTGGACGAGGGAGCTCTTTATGATCCTGTTGCCCCTGATTTTATCAAGGTTTCACTCGATGAAACCAACCGTATGATGCGGATGGTGACAGATCTCTTACATCTCTCTCGTATTGATAATGCGACAAGTCAGCTAGATGTGGAATTGATTAATTTTACTGCATTCATCACCTTTATTCTCAACCGGTTTGATAAGATGAGAAGTCAGGATGACGAGAAAAAATATGAACTTGTTAGAGATTACCCTATTAATTCAGTTTGGATCGAGATTGATACCGATAAGATGACTCAGGTGATTGATAATATTCTTAACAATGCCATCAAGTATTCACCAGATGGTGGAAAAATTACTGTCAGCATGAAGACCACAGATGACCAGATGATTTTATCCATCAAAGACCAAGGTCTAGGTATTCCAAAGCAAGATTTGCCGAAGATTTTTGACCGCTTTTACCGTGTAGATCGTGCAAGAAGCCGGGCTCAAGGTGGTACTGGTTTAGGTCTTGCGATAGCAAAAGAAATCATCAAGCAACACAATGGATTTATCTGGGCCAAAAGTGAATACGGTAAGGGCTCAACCTTTACCATAGTGCTCCCTTATGATAAGGATGCCGTAAAAGAAGAAATATGGGAGGACGAAATAGAAGACTAG
- a CDS encoding MBL fold metallo-hydrolase: MSEIGFKYSILASGSSGNSFYLETPKKKILVDAGLSGKKITSLLAEINRKPEDLDAILITHEHSDHIHGVGVLARKYGMDLYANEKTWRAMENSKYLGKVDSSQKHIFEMGKTKTFGDIDIESFGVSHDAVAPQFYRFMKDDKSFVMLTDTGYVSDRMAGIVENADGYLIESNHDVEILRAGSYAWRLKQRILSDLGHLSNEDGAEAMIRAMGNRTKKIYLGHLSKENNIKELAHMTMVNQLAQADLGVGVDFKVYDTSPDTATPLTDI; this comes from the coding sequence ATGAGTGAAATAGGCTTTAAATACAGTATTTTAGCATCAGGTTCCAGTGGAAATTCCTTTTATCTGGAAACCCCAAAAAAGAAAATCCTAGTGGATGCAGGCCTGTCTGGTAAGAAGATTACCAGCCTACTAGCTGAAATCAATCGTAAACCTGAAGATCTGGATGCAATCTTGATTACGCATGAGCATTCAGACCATATCCACGGAGTCGGTGTCTTGGCTCGCAAATATGGTATGGATCTTTACGCCAATGAAAAGACTTGGCGGGCTATGGAAAATAGTAAGTACCTCGGCAAGGTTGATTCTTCACAAAAGCATATCTTTGAAATGGGCAAAACCAAAACCTTTGGCGATATCGACATTGAGAGTTTTGGTGTTAGCCATGATGCAGTAGCACCCCAGTTTTACCGATTTATGAAAGACGACAAGAGCTTCGTCATGTTGACCGATACAGGTTATGTCAGTGACCGTATGGCTGGGATTGTCGAAAATGCTGACGGTTATCTCATCGAGTCCAACCACGACGTAGAAATCTTGCGAGCAGGATCTTATGCTTGGCGACTCAAACAACGAATCCTATCGGATCTCGGTCACCTTTCCAACGAGGACGGTGCTGAAGCCATGATTCGTGCAATGGGAAATCGGACTAAGAAAATCTATCTTGGGCATTTATCCAAAGAGAACAATATCAAGGAGCTGGCTCATATGACTATGGTCAATCAGTTAGCCCAGGCTGATCTGGGAGTCGGAGTAGACTTTAAGGTTTATGATACCTCACCAGATACTGCAACACCATTAACAGATATATAA
- a CDS encoding thioredoxin: MEQFLENIKDLEVTTVARAQEALDKKETATFFIGRKTCPYCRKFAGTLAGVVAETKAHIYFINSEEPSQLKELQEFRSHYGIPTVPGFVHIADGQINVRCDSSMSAQEIKEFAGL; encoded by the coding sequence ATGGAACAATTTTTAGAAAACATCAAAGACCTTGAAGTCACTACAGTTGCGCGTGCGCAAGAAGCACTTGATAAGAAAGAAACTGCAACCTTCTTTATCGGTCGCAAAACTTGCCCTTACTGCCGTAAATTTGCTGGCACATTGGCAGGTGTCGTAGCTGAAACTAAAGCCCACATCTACTTCATCAACAGTGAAGAACCAAGCCAACTCAAGGAATTGCAAGAATTCCGCTCACATTATGGAATTCCAACCGTACCAGGATTTGTTCACATTGCAGATGGCCAAATCAATGTCCGTTGCGACTCTTCCATGTCCGCACAAGAAATCAAGGAATTTGCTGGATTGTAA
- a CDS encoding phospho-sugar mutase: MTYQENYQKWVDFANLPDYLRQDLENMDEKTKEDAFYTNLEFGTAGMRGLIGAGTNRINIYVVRQATEGLARLIESKGGNEKERGVAIAYDSRHFSPEFAFESAAVLAKHGIKSYVFESLRPTPELSFAVRYLNCFAGIMITASHNPAPFNGYKVYGEDGGQMPPHDADALTTYIRAIENPFAVEVADVETEKASGLIEVIGEAVDAEYLKEVKDVNINPTLIEEFGKDMKIVYTPLHGTGEMLARRALAQAGFDSVQVVEAQATADPDFSTVKSPNPESQAAFALAEELGRQVGADVLVATDPDADRVGVEVLQKDGSYLNLSGNQIGAIMAKYILEAHKNAGTLPENAALCKSIVSTDLVTKIAESYGATMFNVLTGFKFIAEKIQEFEEKHNHTYMMGFEESFGYLIKPFVRDKDAIQAVLVVAELAAYYRSRGLTLADGIEEIYKEYGYYAEKTISVTLSGVDGAEQIKAIMAKFRNNAPKEWNTTAITVVEDFKAQTATAADGTVTNLTTPPSDVLKYTLADGSWIAVRPSGTEPKIKFYIAVVGESNEDSQAKIANIEAEINAFVK, encoded by the coding sequence ATGACTTACCAAGAAAATTATCAAAAATGGGTCGATTTTGCTAACCTTCCAGACTACCTTCGTCAAGATTTAGAAAATATGGACGAAAAAACTAAGGAAGATGCCTTTTATACCAATCTTGAATTTGGTACTGCTGGTATGCGTGGTTTGATCGGTGCTGGTACAAACCGCATCAATATCTATGTTGTTCGTCAAGCCACCGAAGGTTTGGCTCGTTTGATTGAGTCAAAAGGCGGAAATGAAAAAGAACGTGGTGTAGCAATTGCCTACGATAGCCGTCACTTCTCACCTGAGTTTGCCTTTGAATCTGCTGCAGTTCTTGCAAAACATGGTATCAAATCTTACGTATTTGAAAGCCTCCGTCCAACTCCAGAACTGTCATTTGCAGTTCGTTACCTCAACTGTTTCGCAGGTATCATGATTACTGCCAGTCACAACCCTGCTCCATTTAATGGTTATAAGGTTTACGGAGAAGACGGTGGACAAATGCCTCCACACGATGCAGACGCTTTGACTACTTATATTCGTGCTATCGAAAATCCATTCGCTGTGGAAGTTGCTGATGTGGAAACTGAAAAAGCTTCTGGTTTGATTGAAGTCATTGGCGAAGCTGTTGATGCAGAATACCTTAAAGAAGTTAAAGACGTAAACATCAACCCAACCTTGATTGAAGAATTCGGTAAAGACATGAAGATTGTCTACACACCACTCCATGGTACGGGTGAAATGTTGGCTCGTCGTGCTCTTGCCCAAGCTGGATTTGATTCTGTTCAAGTTGTTGAAGCACAAGCAACTGCAGATCCTGACTTCTCAACTGTGAAATCTCCAAACCCAGAAAGCCAAGCTGCCTTTGCCCTTGCTGAAGAACTTGGTCGTCAAGTTGGCGCTGATGTTCTTGTGGCAACTGACCCTGATGCTGACCGTGTTGGTGTTGAAGTCCTTCAAAAAGATGGAAGCTACCTCAACCTTTCAGGTAACCAAATCGGCGCTATCATGGCTAAATACATCTTGGAAGCACACAAAAATGCTGGAACTCTTCCTGAAAATGCTGCTCTCTGCAAATCCATCGTATCAACTGACTTGGTAACGAAGATTGCTGAAAGTTACGGCGCAACCATGTTCAACGTTTTGACAGGTTTCAAATTTATCGCTGAAAAAATTCAAGAATTTGAAGAAAAACACAATCACACTTACATGATGGGATTTGAAGAAAGCTTCGGTTACTTGATTAAGCCATTCGTACGTGATAAAGATGCTATCCAAGCCGTTCTTGTCGTTGCTGAGCTTGCTGCCTACTACCGTTCACGTGGTTTGACACTTGCTGACGGTATCGAAGAAATCTACAAAGAATACGGCTACTACGCTGAAAAGACCATCTCTGTTACCCTTTCTGGTGTTGATGGAGCTGAACAAATCAAAGCCATTATGGCTAAGTTCCGTAACAATGCTCCAAAAGAATGGAACACAACAGCTATCACTGTCGTAGAAGACTTCAAGGCTCAAACTGCTACTGCTGCTGATGGTACTGTTACAAACTTGACAACTCCTCCAAGTGATGTTTTGAAATACACACTTGCTGACGGTTCATGGATTGCAGTTCGCCCTTCTGGTACAGAACCAAAAATCAAATTCTACATTGCTGTTGTGGGTGAAAGCAATGAAGATTCACAAGCTAAGATTGCCAACATCGAAGCAGAAATCAATGCCTTTGTTAAATAA
- a CDS encoding DUF4352 domain-containing protein has translation MKKILKHSALLLSALALVACGAQKKASDNGTASNSNFEVSVKDGMFVLPKDEDSSSSYLALQVEIKNNRDKQFSFTSQDITLYNEKDEKLQPIQIYESDSKTKFMSYGDSLSKGKSVAGYVVYEVDKNAKYELHFAPSFYDDIKENSKKNNDVAIKVDPSQYEDNIDEAKDVMKKYVDAVYLNGESSGGGTNLSATDNKSQVVALADDKKSSDNSAEFTNDAKVDKEEFIKKFTESFGKGFYNYKPSDSELRTFADAYIKANAKRAKVDYKVKTYLPDYAVVYVRPETIDLDNLNVHELSRKFYEENKGKYSNYSEAMKAGEKYILENAPSQFDSTPLDTSDNMKKEGYEIKMTKKDGKWTIDTSSKNYELKDMARTFRGGIGY, from the coding sequence ATGAAAAAAATTCTTAAGCATTCTGCTTTGCTTTTATCAGCTTTAGCACTTGTTGCTTGTGGAGCTCAAAAAAAAGCAAGCGACAATGGTACTGCCTCGAACTCAAACTTTGAAGTTTCAGTAAAAGACGGTATGTTTGTATTGCCTAAAGATGAAGATTCATCTTCAAGCTACCTTGCGCTTCAAGTCGAAATCAAGAACAATCGTGATAAACAGTTTAGTTTTACTAGCCAAGATATTACGCTTTATAATGAAAAAGATGAAAAATTACAACCAATTCAAATCTACGAAAGCGACAGTAAAACTAAATTTATGTCATATGGTGATAGTCTTTCTAAAGGAAAGAGCGTTGCTGGTTATGTAGTATATGAAGTCGACAAGAACGCTAAGTATGAACTCCACTTCGCACCTAGCTTTTACGATGACATCAAAGAAAATTCTAAAAAGAATAACGATGTAGCAATCAAGGTGGATCCAAGTCAGTATGAAGACAATATTGATGAAGCGAAAGATGTAATGAAAAAATATGTCGATGCTGTTTACCTTAATGGGGAAAGTTCTGGTGGTGGAACGAACCTAAGTGCTACTGATAATAAGTCACAAGTTGTTGCGCTTGCTGATGATAAAAAATCTTCTGATAATAGTGCTGAATTCACAAACGATGCGAAAGTTGATAAAGAAGAGTTTATCAAGAAATTTACAGAGTCATTCGGAAAAGGTTTCTATAACTACAAACCTTCTGATTCAGAACTTAGAACATTCGCAGATGCCTACATCAAAGCAAATGCTAAGAGAGCAAAAGTTGATTACAAGGTGAAGACATACTTGCCTGATTATGCTGTTGTTTATGTTAGACCAGAAACAATCGACTTGGATAACTTGAATGTTCATGAATTGAGTCGTAAATTCTACGAAGAAAACAAAGGTAAATATAGCAACTACTCAGAAGCTATGAAAGCTGGTGAGAAGTACATTTTAGAAAATGCTCCAAGTCAATTTGATTCAACTCCACTAGACACTAGTGATAACATGAAGAAAGAGGGTTATGAAATTAAAATGACCAAGAAAGATGGAAAATGGACCATCGATACCTCTTCTAAAAACTATGAATTGAAAGATATGGCTCGCACATTCCGTGGCGGCATTGGATACTAA
- a CDS encoding ABC-F family ATP-binding cassette domain-containing protein, whose product MIILQANKIERSFAGEVLFDNINLQVDERDRIALVGKNGAGKSTLLKIMVGEEEPTSGEINKKKDISLSYLAQDSRFESENTIYDEMLHVFDDLRRTETQLRQMELEMGEKSGEDLDKLMADYDRLSENFRQAGGFTYEADIRSILNGFKFDESMWQMKIAELSGGQNTRLALAKMLLEKPNLLVLDEPTNHLDIETIAWLESYLVNYSGALIIVSHDRYFLDKVATVTLDLTKHSLDRYVGNYSRFVELKEQKLATEAKNYEKQQKEIAALEDFVNRNLVRASTTKRAQSRRKQLEKMERLDKPEAGKKSANMTFQSEKTSGNVVLTVENASIGYDGEILSEPINLDLRKMNAVAIVGPNGIGKSTFIKSIVDQIPFIKGERRFGANVDVGYYDQTQSKLTPSNTVLDELWNDFKLTPEVEIRNRLGAFLFSGDDVKKSVGMLSGGERARLLLAKLSMENNNFLILDEPTNHLDIDSKEVLENALIDFDGTLLFVSHDRYFINRVATHVLELSESGSTLYLGDYDYYVDKKAEIEVSQTEEASMSNQAKEASPSNDYQAQKESQKESRKLMRQIESLEAEIEELETKSQVISEQMLETNDAEKLMELQTELDKISHRQEEAMLEWEGLSEQV is encoded by the coding sequence ATGATTATTTTACAAGCTAATAAAATTGAACGATCTTTTGCTGGTGAGGTTCTTTTTGATAATATTAATCTGCAGGTAGATGAACGAGACCGAATTGCTCTTGTTGGGAAAAATGGTGCAGGTAAGTCTACTCTTTTAAAGATTATGGTTGGAGAAGAGGAGCCAACTAGTGGAGAAATTAATAAGAAAAAAGATATCTCTCTGTCTTACCTAGCCCAAGATAGCCGTTTTGAGTCTGAAAATACCATCTACGATGAAATGCTTCACGTCTTTGATGACTTGCGTCGGACAGAGACACAACTGCGTCAGATGGAGTTGGAGATGGGTGAAAAGTCTGGTGAAGATCTAGATAAACTGATGGCGGATTATGATCGTTTATCAGAGAATTTCCGTCAGGCTGGTGGCTTTACCTACGAAGCTGATATTCGATCGATTTTGAATGGATTCAAGTTTGACGAGTCTATGTGGCAGATGAAAATTGCCGAGCTTTCGGGTGGTCAAAATACCCGTCTGGCACTGGCTAAAATGCTTCTTGAAAAGCCCAATCTCTTAGTCTTGGACGAGCCAACCAACCACTTGGATATTGAAACCATAGCCTGGCTAGAGAGTTACTTGGTGAACTATAGCGGCGCCCTCATTATTGTCAGTCACGACCGTTACTTTTTGGACAAGGTTGCGACTGTTACACTGGATTTGACCAAGCATTCCTTAGATCGTTATGTAGGCAATTACTCTCGCTTTGTTGAGTTAAAGGAGCAAAAGCTAGCTACTGAGGCAAAAAACTATGAAAAGCAACAAAAGGAAATCGCTGCTCTAGAAGACTTTGTCAATCGCAATCTAGTCCGAGCTTCAACGACCAAACGTGCTCAATCTCGCCGTAAACAACTAGAAAAAATGGAGCGTTTGGACAAGCCTGAAGCTGGCAAGAAATCAGCCAATATGACCTTCCAGTCTGAAAAAACGTCAGGAAATGTCGTTTTGACCGTTGAAAATGCGTCTATTGGTTATGATGGGGAAATACTCTCAGAACCTATCAACCTAGACCTTCGTAAGATGAATGCTGTTGCGATTGTCGGACCAAATGGTATTGGCAAATCAACCTTTATCAAGTCAATAGTAGACCAGATCCCTTTTATCAAGGGAGAGAGGCGTTTTGGCGCTAATGTGGATGTTGGTTACTATGACCAAACCCAAAGCAAGCTAACACCAAGTAATACGGTTCTGGATGAACTTTGGAATGATTTTAAACTGACACCAGAAGTTGAAATCCGCAACCGTCTTGGTGCCTTCCTCTTCTCTGGTGATGATGTTAAAAAGTCAGTCGGAATGCTGTCTGGTGGTGAACGAGCTCGTCTGTTGCTTGCCAAACTTTCAATGGAAAACAACAATTTCTTGATTTTGGACGAGCCGACCAACCACTTGGATATTGATAGCAAGGAAGTGTTAGAAAATGCTCTGATTGATTTTGATGGAACCCTTCTTTTTGTCAGCCACGACCGTTACTTTATCAATCGTGTAGCCACTCATGTACTGGAATTGTCTGAGAGTGGTTCAACCCTCTACCTTGGAGATTATGACTACTATGTTGATAAAAAGGCTGAAATAGAAGTCAGTCAGACAGAGGAAGCTTCAATGAGTAATCAAGCAAAAGAAGCAAGTCCATCTAATGACTATCAGGCCCAGAAAGAAAGTCAGAAAGAATCCCGTAAGCTCATGCGCCAAATAGAGAGTTTAGAGGCTGAAATAGAAGAGTTAGAAACTAAAAGCCAAGTCATTTCTGAACAAATGCTGGAAACCAACGATGCTGAAAAGCTCATGGAATTGCAGACTGAACTGGACAAAATCAGCCATCGTCAGGAAGAAGCTATGCTTGAGTGGGAAGGATTATCGGAGCAGGTGTAA